A window of the Lolium perenne isolate Kyuss_39 chromosome 7, Kyuss_2.0, whole genome shotgun sequence genome harbors these coding sequences:
- the LOC127316971 gene encoding chaperone protein dnaJ C76, chloroplastic — translation MAGFFSTLAATDRYYLQLRSGSAHHELTGPNKYRRRSMIRCCSTAKGKARGNYHQVLGVAIHSTPQEIKEAYRKLQKQHHPDIAGDKGHDYALLLNEAYEVLMRNSSRNAGKSSGGIGSVYTGEGYSSWNGPMRSQALFVDENKCIGCRECVHHAGETFAMDDVLGSAHVEVQFGDVEQQIQVAVESCPVNCIHWVGAEQLLPLEFMSRPQPKEGHGVFGGGWERPKDVFMAAKTFAKKLERQERSESTNGGEDMETETAAQAEARRHAGQELRWKRLFDVWNGLTDWRKSGTER, via the exons GCACCCTTGCTGCTACTGATCGCTACTATCTGCAGCTCAGATCTGGATCAGCTCACCATGAACTGACTGGACCAAACAAGTACAGAAGGAGGAGCATGATCAGGTGCTGCAGCACAGCAAAGGGAAAGGCCAGAGGGAACTACCACCAGGTGCTTGGAGTAGCAATCCACTCCACACCTCAGGAGATCAAGGAAGCCTACAGGAAACTCCAGAAGCAGCACCATCCTGATATCGCTGGCGACAAG GGTCATGACTACGCACTGCTGCTGAACGAGGCGTATGAAGTGTTGATGAGGAATAGTTCCAGGAATGCTGGCAAGAGTAGTGGAGGCATTGGGAGCGTTTACACTGGGGAGGGCTACAGTTCTTGGAATGGCCCTATGAGAAGCCAGGCTCTCTTTGTGGACGAGAACAAATGCATAG GGTGCAGGGAGTGTGTTCACCATGCTGGTGAGACCTTTGCCATGGATGATGTTCTTGGAAGCGCGCACGTCGAAGTGCAGTTTGGTGACGTGGAGCAGCAGATCCAG GTGGCTGTGGAGTCCTGTCCTGTGAACTGCATCCACTGGGTTGGGGCCGAGCAGCTCCTGCCGCTGGAGTTCATGTCACGTCCACAGCCCAAGGAAGGGCATGGCGTGTTTGGCGGCGGGTGGGAGAGGCCCAAGGACGTGTTCATGGCGGCTAAGACCTTCGCTAAGAAACTCGAGAGGCAGGAGCGTTCTGAAAGCACCAATG GGGGTGAAGATATGGAAACTGAAACAGCGGCGCAGGCAGAAGCGAGGCGCCACGCGGGACAGGAGCTCCGGTGGAAGCGTTTGTTCGATGTTTGGAATGGGTTGACAGACTGGAGGAAATCTGGAACAGAGCGGTAG